In Haemophilus parainfluenzae, one genomic interval encodes:
- the trkA gene encoding Trk system potassium transporter TrkA, whose product MKIIILGAGQVGTTLAANLVSEDNDITLVDNESQHLQNLQDKHDLRVVKGSPSSPKILRDAGAADADLMVAVTASDETNMIACQLGYTLFNTPTRIARIRNAEYLREKDKLFNDENVPIDHLISPENLVTDEITRLIAYPGALQVAHFANNRISIVIVKAYYGGPLVGYALSAIKEHMPHIDCRIISILRNDKLIRPQGSTIIEAGDEITFICATEHIKAVMSELQRLEKTYKRIMIVGSGNIASGVAKQLEDKYQVKLIERDGEKAKVLAEKLSKTLVFHGDASDQNLLFEEHIENVDVFLSLSADDEANIMSALLAKRLGAKKAMVLIQRMAYINLIQGGTIDIAVSPQQATISALLGHVRKGDIKNVASLRHGTAEAIELVVHGDATTSNVVGRQIGDIKLPVGAMIAAILRKNEVIIARRQVVIEEGDNVIVYINDKKSVSEIEKLFQPSAFFI is encoded by the coding sequence ATGAAAATAATCATCTTAGGTGCAGGGCAAGTAGGCACAACACTTGCGGCAAATTTAGTGAGTGAAGATAACGATATCACGCTAGTCGATAATGAATCCCAACATTTGCAGAATTTGCAAGATAAGCATGATTTACGTGTGGTTAAAGGTTCGCCTTCTTCACCCAAGATTTTACGAGATGCTGGGGCAGCAGATGCAGACTTGATGGTTGCCGTAACCGCATCTGATGAAACTAATATGATTGCTTGCCAGTTGGGATATACACTTTTCAACACACCAACCCGTATTGCACGTATTCGTAATGCGGAATATTTGCGTGAGAAAGATAAATTATTTAATGATGAAAACGTACCAATCGATCATCTGATTTCGCCAGAGAATTTAGTTACAGATGAGATTACACGCTTAATTGCTTATCCAGGTGCGTTGCAAGTGGCGCATTTTGCTAATAATCGGATTAGCATTGTGATTGTAAAAGCGTATTACGGTGGTCCTCTAGTGGGTTATGCGTTATCCGCTATTAAAGAGCATATGCCACATATTGATTGCCGAATCATTTCAATTTTACGTAATGATAAATTAATTCGCCCGCAAGGTTCGACCATTATTGAGGCGGGAGACGAAATTACCTTCATTTGTGCGACAGAGCACATTAAAGCGGTAATGAGCGAATTACAACGCCTTGAGAAAACCTACAAGCGTATCATGATTGTGGGCAGTGGGAATATTGCCTCAGGTGTAGCAAAACAGCTAGAAGATAAGTATCAAGTAAAACTCATTGAGCGTGATGGTGAAAAAGCAAAAGTGTTGGCTGAGAAACTCTCTAAAACCCTTGTTTTCCATGGTGATGCTTCTGACCAGAATTTACTTTTTGAAGAGCATATTGAGAACGTCGATGTCTTTTTATCATTAAGTGCGGACGATGAAGCCAATATTATGTCGGCATTACTGGCAAAACGTCTGGGTGCCAAAAAGGCGATGGTACTGATTCAGCGCATGGCATATATCAATTTGATTCAAGGCGGAACCATTGATATCGCGGTTTCACCACAACAAGCGACAATTTCCGCTTTATTAGGACATGTGCGTAAAGGGGATATCAAAAATGTGGCCTCTTTGCGTCATGGTACCGCGGAAGCCATTGAACTAGTTGTGCATGGCGATGCGACAACATCCAATGTGGTTGGAAGACAAATTGGCGATATAAAGCTGCCTGTAGGGGCAATGATTGCGGCAATTTTACGTAAAAATGAAGTAATCATTGCTCGTCGTCAGGTTGTTATTGAAGAAGGCGATAATGTGATTGTTTATATTAATGA